In Streptomyces sp. NBC_00569, a single genomic region encodes these proteins:
- a CDS encoding ABC transporter permease: MISYIIRRLIAAVILLLVVTAVTFCIFFLLPRIAGQSADQLAQQYIGKSPSAADIAAVKHNLGLDEPVYIQYWHFIKGIFAGSTYDLGPTTVHCNAPCFGYSFKNHVAVWPELTDRLPITLSLAAGAAVIWLVSGVTVGVISALKPGSFFDRAFMGVALAGVSLPIFFTGQLALLVFTYQIPIFGRTYVPLTENPAQWANTLFPAWCSLALLYSAIYARLTRSGMLETMNEDFIRTARAKGLRERTVVGRHGLRAALTPIVTVFGMDVGLLLGGAVITENVFSLHGIGEYAVQGITDNDLPKVLGVTLLAAFFVVFCNLLVDLLYAAADPRVRLS; this comes from the coding sequence GTGATCTCGTACATCATCCGCCGGCTGATCGCGGCAGTGATCCTGCTGCTGGTCGTCACCGCGGTCACGTTTTGCATCTTTTTCCTGCTGCCGAGAATCGCCGGCCAGTCCGCCGATCAGCTCGCGCAGCAGTACATCGGCAAGAGTCCCTCGGCCGCGGACATCGCGGCGGTCAAGCACAACCTCGGCCTGGACGAGCCCGTATACATCCAGTACTGGCACTTCATCAAGGGGATCTTCGCGGGGTCCACCTACGACCTCGGCCCCACCACGGTCCACTGCAACGCTCCGTGCTTCGGCTACTCCTTCAAGAACCACGTCGCGGTGTGGCCCGAGCTGACCGACCGGCTGCCCATCACCCTGTCCCTGGCCGCGGGTGCCGCCGTCATCTGGCTGGTGTCCGGCGTCACGGTGGGGGTGATCTCGGCACTCAAGCCAGGATCGTTCTTCGACCGTGCGTTCATGGGCGTCGCCCTGGCCGGTGTCTCGCTGCCCATCTTCTTCACGGGCCAGCTGGCGCTGCTCGTCTTCACCTACCAGATTCCGATCTTCGGGCGAACATACGTACCGCTGACGGAAAATCCGGCGCAATGGGCCAACACCCTCTTCCCGGCCTGGTGTTCACTCGCTCTGCTGTACTCCGCCATCTACGCGCGGCTGACCCGCTCGGGCATGCTGGAGACGATGAACGAGGACTTCATCCGCACCGCGCGCGCCAAGGGCCTGCGCGAGCGCACGGTGGTGGGCCGCCACGGCCTGCGCGCCGCACTCACCCCGATCGTCACCGTGTTCGGCATGGACGTCGGTCTGCTGCTCGGCGGCGCCGTGATCACCGAGAACGTGTTCTCGCTGCACGGCATCGGTGAGTACGCGGTACAGGGCATCACCGACAACGACCTGCCCAAGGTGCTCGGCGTGACGCTGCTCGCCGCGTTCTTCGTCGTCTTCTGCAATCTCCTGGTGGACCTTCTCTACGCCGCCGCCGACCCGCGGGTGAGGCTCTCGTGA
- a CDS encoding ABC transporter substrate-binding protein, with protein MRRSSLAAVAAIGSVSMLLAGCSKADDGSDGSNKSAGANAATKDVVNASTKKGGTVTYAMSDVPDSFDPGNTYYAYMYNFSRLYARPLMTFKPDAGEKGNTLVPDLASAPGEQSDGGKTWTYTIRKGLKYQDGSPITSKDVKYAVERSNFARDVLSLGPNYFQQFLKGGDKYKGPYKDKSAEGLKSIETPDDTTIVFHLNQAFQEFDYLVATPQTAPVPKAKDDGIDYVKHIVSSGSYQFQSYQEGKQAVLVRNKNFDPKSDPLRKQYPNKIVVNLKVNQQTIDKDLQSGDTLIDMQGKGVDTQTQAQLVNDKSKMGNTDNAYGGRLVYAAINTKLKPFTNVDCRKAVEYAIDKVSVQTAQGGPIRGDVATTVLPPDITGYAKEDVYATSGNKGDVAKAKDALKACGEKTINTTITARSDRDEEVSGAQALIESLKKVGINASLKQYPSGKYFTDYAGVPKFNQKNKVGIMMMQWGADWPSGYGFLQQILNSKAVGESGNTALSELDDKKVDSMLAEAIGAPDEATRNKLYAQIDKQAMDDAALVPLTYFKVLLYRSPYATNLVSTAAFSGQYDYLNIGTTKK; from the coding sequence ATGCGAAGGTCATCACTTGCCGCTGTTGCGGCCATCGGCAGCGTGAGCATGTTGCTCGCCGGCTGCAGCAAGGCCGACGACGGCTCGGACGGCAGCAACAAGTCGGCCGGTGCGAACGCCGCCACGAAGGATGTCGTCAACGCCTCGACGAAGAAGGGCGGCACGGTCACCTACGCGATGTCGGACGTCCCCGACTCGTTCGACCCGGGTAACACGTACTACGCCTACATGTACAACTTCAGCCGGCTCTACGCGCGCCCGCTGATGACCTTCAAGCCGGACGCCGGCGAGAAGGGCAACACGCTCGTGCCCGACCTGGCCTCCGCGCCCGGCGAGCAGAGCGACGGCGGCAAGACCTGGACGTACACGATCCGCAAGGGTCTCAAGTACCAGGACGGATCGCCGATCACGTCCAAGGACGTCAAGTACGCCGTCGAGCGCTCGAACTTCGCGCGTGACGTACTCTCGCTCGGCCCGAACTACTTCCAGCAGTTCCTCAAGGGCGGCGACAAGTACAAGGGTCCGTACAAGGACAAGAGCGCCGAGGGCCTCAAGTCCATCGAGACGCCGGACGACACCACCATCGTCTTCCACCTGAACCAGGCCTTCCAGGAGTTCGACTACCTGGTCGCCACCCCGCAGACCGCGCCGGTGCCGAAGGCCAAGGACGACGGCATCGACTACGTCAAGCACATCGTCTCCTCGGGCTCGTACCAGTTCCAGAGCTACCAGGAGGGCAAGCAGGCCGTCCTGGTCCGCAACAAGAACTTCGACCCGAAGTCCGACCCGCTGCGCAAGCAGTACCCGAACAAGATCGTCGTCAACCTGAAGGTCAACCAGCAGACGATCGACAAGGACCTGCAGTCCGGCGACACCCTGATCGACATGCAGGGCAAGGGCGTCGACACCCAGACGCAGGCGCAGCTGGTCAACGACAAGTCGAAGATGGGGAACACGGACAACGCCTACGGCGGCCGTCTCGTCTACGCGGCGATCAACACCAAGCTGAAGCCGTTCACGAACGTCGACTGCCGCAAGGCCGTCGAGTACGCGATCGACAAGGTCTCGGTGCAGACCGCTCAGGGCGGACCCATCCGCGGTGACGTCGCCACCACGGTCCTGCCCCCGGACATCACGGGCTACGCCAAGGAAGACGTCTACGCCACCAGCGGCAACAAGGGTGACGTGGCCAAGGCCAAGGACGCCCTGAAGGCCTGCGGCGAGAAGACGATCAACACCACGATCACGGCGCGCAGCGACCGTGACGAGGAAGTCTCCGGTGCCCAGGCGCTCATCGAGTCGCTGAAGAAGGTCGGCATCAACGCCAGCCTGAAGCAGTACCCGTCGGGCAAGTACTTCACCGACTACGCCGGTGTCCCGAAGTTCAACCAGAAGAACAAGGTCGGCATCATGATGATGCAGTGGGGCGCCGACTGGCCGTCGGGCTACGGCTTCCTGCAGCAGATCCTGAACAGCAAGGCGGTCGGCGAGTCCGGCAACACCGCCCTGTCGGAGCTCGACGACAAGAAGGTCGACTCGATGCTCGCCGAGGCCATCGGGGCGCCCGACGAGGCCACGCGCAACAAGCTGTACGCGCAGATCGACAAGCAGGCCATGGATGACGCGGCGCTCGTCCCGCTGACCTACTTCAAGGTCCTGCTGTACCGCTCGCCGTACGCCACCAACCTGGTGTCCACGGCCGCCTTCAGCGGGCAGTACGACTACCTCAACATCGGCACCACGAAGAAGTAG
- a CDS encoding dipeptide ABC transporter ATP-binding protein: protein MSETKKETAGGIAAGTAAVTVPAQAASPEDREVLLKVEGLVKHFPIKKGILQRQVAAVKAVDGIDFEVRKGETLGVVGESGCGKSTMGRVITKLIEPTSGKIEFEGQDITGLGTRGMRPLRRDIQMIFQDPYGSLNPRHTIGSIVSAPFRLQGVEPEGGVKKEVQRLLELVGLSPEHFNRYPHEFSGGQRQRIGIARALALKPKLVVADEPVSALDVSIQAQVVNLMDDLQSELGLTYVIIAHDLSVVRHVSDRIAVMYLGKVVELADRTSLYEAPMHPYTKALMSAVPVPDPKRRGAKSERILLKGDVPSPISPPSGCRFHTRCWKATEICKTAEPPLLQLAPGRQVACHHPENAEDQAPGDTKLLAVAKEAIEVLTLSRTDTDDAPDEPVAESAEAPAKESAEAPAKESAEAPAKESAEESAATPEAAADAGDDSDVQPSDDADDADGTDDVQESSGS from the coding sequence GTGAGCGAGACGAAGAAGGAAACCGCAGGGGGCATTGCGGCGGGCACCGCGGCGGTTACGGTCCCCGCGCAGGCGGCGTCCCCCGAGGACCGGGAGGTGCTGCTCAAGGTCGAGGGCCTGGTCAAGCACTTCCCGATCAAGAAGGGGATCCTCCAGCGGCAGGTCGCCGCGGTGAAGGCCGTCGACGGGATCGACTTCGAGGTCCGCAAGGGCGAGACCCTGGGCGTCGTCGGTGAGTCCGGCTGCGGCAAGTCGACCATGGGCCGGGTCATCACGAAGCTGATCGAACCCACCAGTGGCAAGATCGAGTTCGAGGGCCAGGACATCACCGGCCTCGGCACGCGGGGCATGCGCCCGCTGCGCCGGGACATCCAGATGATCTTCCAGGACCCGTACGGCTCCCTGAACCCCCGGCACACCATCGGCTCGATCGTCTCGGCGCCGTTCCGGCTCCAGGGTGTGGAGCCCGAGGGCGGGGTGAAGAAGGAGGTCCAGCGCCTCCTGGAGCTGGTGGGCCTCAGCCCCGAGCACTTCAACCGCTACCCGCACGAGTTCTCCGGCGGCCAGCGCCAGCGCATCGGCATCGCCCGCGCGCTCGCGCTCAAGCCGAAGCTGGTCGTGGCGGACGAGCCGGTCTCCGCGCTCGACGTGTCGATCCAGGCGCAGGTCGTCAACCTCATGGACGACCTGCAGTCCGAGCTCGGTCTGACGTACGTGATCATCGCGCACGACCTCTCCGTCGTCCGCCATGTCTCGGACCGCATCGCGGTGATGTACCTCGGCAAGGTCGTCGAACTCGCCGACCGCACCTCGCTGTACGAGGCGCCGATGCACCCGTACACCAAGGCCCTGATGTCGGCCGTGCCGGTGCCGGACCCCAAGCGCCGGGGCGCCAAGAGCGAGCGGATCCTGCTCAAGGGCGACGTGCCCTCGCCGATCTCGCCGCCGAGCGGCTGCCGCTTCCACACCCGGTGCTGGAAGGCGACGGAGATCTGCAAGACGGCCGAACCGCCGCTGCTCCAGCTCGCCCCCGGACGCCAGGTGGCCTGCCACCACCCGGAGAACGCCGAGGACCAGGCGCCGGGTGACACCAAGCTGCTCGCGGTCGCCAAGGAGGCGATCGAGGTGCTGACGCTGTCGCGGACGGACACGGACGACGCTCCTGACGAGCCGGTCGCGGAGTCGGCCGAGGCGCCGGCCAAGGAGTCGGCCGAGGCGCCGGCCAAGGAGTCGGCCGAGGCGCCGGCCAAGGAGTCGGCCGAGGAGTCTGCCGCGACTCCCGAGGCGGCAGCCGACGCCGGTGACGACAGTGACGTACAGCCGTCGGACGATGCGGATGACGCGGACGGGACGGATGACGTACAGGAGTCGTCCGGCAGTTAG
- a CDS encoding ABC transporter permease encodes MTAPIETTGAQAEVQPEAVLAGTKGQQIEGRSLGRIAWNRFKRDKVAVAGGVVVILLILIAALARPLQHLFGLDPNTFHQDLIDPTSSLPKGGLGGMSGDHPLGVEPKFGRDIFARILEGSWVSLVVAFGATVLSNVIGAILGVVAGYYGGRVDSIISRMMDTFLAFPLLLFAISISATLQGGAFGLNGLPLHICVLIFVIGFFNWPYLGRIVRGQTLALREREFVDAARGMGARGPYILFRELMPNLVAPIIVYSTLLIPTNIIFEASLSFLGVGIQPPQASWGGMLNQAVDYFQVDPQYMIVPGLAIFVTVLAFNLLGDGLRDALDPRSR; translated from the coding sequence GTGACCGCACCGATCGAGACCACTGGGGCCCAGGCCGAGGTGCAGCCCGAGGCTGTGCTCGCCGGCACCAAGGGGCAGCAGATCGAGGGGCGCTCCCTCGGGCGTATCGCCTGGAACCGCTTCAAGAGGGACAAGGTCGCCGTCGCCGGCGGCGTCGTCGTAATCCTGCTGATCCTCATCGCCGCCCTGGCACGCCCCCTCCAGCATCTCTTCGGCCTCGACCCGAACACGTTCCACCAGGACCTGATCGACCCCACCAGCTCGCTCCCCAAGGGCGGACTCGGCGGTATGAGCGGCGACCATCCTCTCGGTGTGGAACCGAAGTTCGGCCGTGACATCTTCGCGCGCATCCTCGAAGGGTCCTGGGTCTCCCTCGTCGTCGCCTTCGGCGCGACCGTCCTGTCGAACGTGATCGGGGCGATCCTCGGCGTCGTCGCCGGGTACTACGGCGGCCGGGTCGACTCGATCATCAGCCGCATGATGGACACCTTCCTGGCGTTCCCGCTGCTGCTGTTCGCGATCTCGATCTCCGCGACCCTCCAGGGGGGAGCGTTCGGTCTGAACGGGCTGCCGCTGCACATCTGCGTGCTGATCTTCGTGATCGGCTTCTTCAACTGGCCCTATCTGGGACGCATCGTGCGCGGTCAGACCCTGGCGCTGCGCGAGCGGGAGTTCGTGGACGCGGCCCGCGGGATGGGCGCCCGAGGCCCGTACATCCTGTTCCGGGAACTGATGCCCAACCTGGTCGCGCCGATCATCGTCTACTCGACCCTGCTGATCCCGACGAACATCATCTTCGAGGCGTCGCTCAGCTTCCTGGGCGTGGGCATCCAGCCGCCGCAGGCCTCCTGGGGCGGCATGCTCAACCAGGCCGTCGACTACTTCCAGGTCGATCCGCAGTACATGATCGTTCCGGGCCTCGCCATCTTCGTCACCGTGCTCGCGTTCAACCTGCTCGGTGACGGTCTCCGCGACGCTCTCGACCCGCGCAGTCGCTGA
- a CDS encoding 4'-phosphopantetheinyl transferase family protein: protein MTWDDGPVRDVLPAFVAVAGAFGEAAGAVLFPEERAYVAGVAASRRREFGEVRHCARRALGALGIRPLPLVPGADRAPRWPGGVVGSMTHCHGYRAAAVASRTRLLSLGIDAEPHEPLPAGVLDLVADPVERAALARLARTRPRVHWDTLLFSAKESVFKAWFPLMGTWLDFTDARLRLRPRDAAFDVRVRVPAPPASQLPGQSAITPCFTGSWRITRGIVATSVTVSHSGPTAEGSHGSELSAQPVPTSAYCTPAASSRLRNLSR from the coding sequence ATGACCTGGGACGACGGGCCCGTCCGGGATGTTCTGCCCGCCTTCGTCGCGGTGGCGGGCGCCTTCGGGGAGGCGGCGGGCGCGGTCCTGTTTCCCGAGGAGCGCGCGTATGTCGCGGGCGTGGCCGCGTCGCGGCGCCGGGAGTTCGGCGAGGTGCGCCACTGCGCCCGGCGCGCCCTCGGCGCGCTCGGGATCCGCCCGCTGCCGCTGGTGCCGGGCGCGGACCGGGCGCCGCGCTGGCCGGGCGGGGTGGTGGGGAGCATGACCCACTGCCACGGCTACCGCGCGGCCGCAGTCGCCTCCCGTACGCGCCTGCTCTCCCTCGGGATCGACGCGGAACCGCACGAGCCGCTGCCGGCGGGCGTCCTCGATCTGGTCGCCGACCCGGTCGAGCGCGCGGCGCTGGCCCGTCTCGCGCGCACGCGTCCACGGGTCCACTGGGACACCCTCCTCTTCTCCGCCAAGGAGAGTGTGTTCAAGGCGTGGTTCCCCCTCATGGGCACCTGGCTCGACTTCACCGACGCCCGGCTCCGCCTCCGGCCCCGGGACGCGGCCTTCGACGTCCGCGTCCGGGTGCCCGCTCCGCCCGCATCGCAGCTTCCGGGACAAAGCGCCATTACCCCCTGTTTCACGGGCAGTTGGCGCATCACGCGGGGCATTGTCGCCACATCGGTCACGGTGTCACATTCCGGACCCACTGCCGAGGGGAGTCACGGGAGCGAATTGTCCGCTCAGCCGGTTCCCACGTCCGCATACTGCACTCCTGCCGCCTCATCACGGTTGCGCAACCTTTCACGGTGA
- a CDS encoding ABC transporter ATP-binding protein — MTELSKTGAAVGEPVAAGPAKPPTAFLEVRDLKVHFPTDDGLVKSVDGLSFKLEKGQTLSIVGESGSGKSVTSLAIMGLHRLGARGKNVKMSGEVWLDGKELVAAAPDDVRRLRGREMAMIFQDPLSAMHPYYTVGNQIVEAYRVHNDVSKKVARKRAVELLDRVGIPEPAKRVDSYPHEFSGGMRQRAMIAMSLANNPQLLIADEPTTALDVTVQAQILDLIRDLQKEFESAVVLITHDLGVVAEIADQVLVMYGGRCVERGPVDKIFAEPQHPYTWGLLGSMPRIDREQTERLIPVKGQPPSLINVPSGCAFHPRCPYADLPKGGITRTQRPELHEVGSDHFSACHLSPEDRTRIWTEEIAPKL, encoded by the coding sequence GTGACCGAACTGTCCAAAACCGGTGCCGCCGTGGGCGAGCCGGTGGCCGCGGGCCCGGCCAAGCCCCCGACCGCCTTCCTCGAAGTGCGCGACCTCAAGGTGCACTTCCCGACCGACGACGGCCTGGTCAAGTCCGTCGACGGGCTCAGCTTCAAGCTGGAGAAGGGCCAGACCCTCTCCATCGTGGGCGAGTCCGGGTCCGGCAAGTCCGTGACCTCGCTGGCGATCATGGGCCTGCACCGGCTCGGCGCGCGCGGCAAGAACGTGAAGATGTCCGGCGAGGTCTGGCTCGACGGCAAGGAGCTGGTCGCGGCCGCCCCGGACGACGTGCGCCGGCTCCGCGGCCGCGAGATGGCGATGATCTTCCAGGATCCGCTGTCCGCGATGCACCCGTACTACACGGTCGGCAACCAGATCGTGGAGGCGTACCGCGTCCACAACGACGTGAGCAAGAAGGTCGCGCGCAAGCGGGCCGTCGAACTGCTCGACCGGGTGGGCATCCCCGAGCCGGCCAAGCGCGTCGACAGCTACCCGCACGAGTTCTCCGGCGGTATGCGCCAGCGCGCGATGATCGCGATGTCGCTGGCGAACAACCCGCAGCTGCTGATCGCGGACGAGCCGACCACCGCCCTCGACGTCACCGTCCAGGCGCAGATCCTCGACCTGATCAGGGATCTGCAGAAGGAGTTCGAGTCCGCGGTCGTCCTCATCACCCACGACCTGGGTGTCGTCGCCGAGATCGCCGACCAGGTCCTGGTCATGTACGGCGGTCGCTGCGTGGAGCGCGGTCCCGTCGACAAGATCTTCGCCGAGCCGCAGCACCCGTACACCTGGGGTCTGCTCGGATCGATGCCGCGCATCGACCGTGAGCAGACCGAGCGGCTCATCCCCGTCAAGGGTCAGCCGCCGTCCCTCATCAACGTCCCCTCGGGCTGCGCCTTCCACCCGCGCTGCCCGTACGCGGACCTGCCCAAGGGCGGCATCACCCGCACCCAGCGGCCCGAGCTGCACGAGGTCGGCAGCGACCACTTCTCCGCCTGCCACCTCTCACCGGAGGACCGTACGCGGATCTGGACCGAAGAGATTGCGCCGAAGCTGTGA
- a CDS encoding condensation domain-containing protein gives MNDSTTTVAPEVLLADIWKEILGVGEVGPDDDFFSLGGDSLLALKVIGAAQEQGLSLSLLDLFKNPTPRGACRSLTRATDRPAHGALDQLSVLDRARVPADAEDAYPAARLQLGLIYESLVSDGAFYLDVISRTVLRPLDPVALRAALDLLSARHPLLRTRFDLGTFSEPMQLVQKEAPIPLVVADHGHLTGAAATEAYERVMTELAEPYDAESAPLLRVHAAAKAPGSFRLSYSFHHAILDGWSESVFFNELVVAYAALLDGTRPEFADPVPYAEFVRLEREAVRDEQSVRHFRDLQAELPPQREASSAEPEHRKASADVPAEDARRLGEMSARWGLPVKSLLLAANCVAVGAAWETETPAVGLLLNGRPERTGADVTLGLFLNQLPMRLDLRDADWRTAARRALDAENALLPHRRFPHSELRRLLGRNPFEVTFNYVHFHPRDELLAAGLLAADEDMRDHTSLPVRIEALDDPEGGGLSVHVTADVHRFGEELPGRLVEGLLAAIHALVTDEEAAARLPWS, from the coding sequence GTGAACGACAGCACGACGACCGTGGCGCCCGAGGTCCTGCTCGCGGACATCTGGAAGGAGATCCTCGGCGTCGGCGAGGTCGGTCCCGACGACGACTTCTTCTCCCTCGGCGGGGACTCGCTGCTGGCCCTGAAGGTCATCGGCGCCGCCCAGGAGCAGGGCCTGTCCCTCTCCCTCCTCGACCTGTTCAAGAACCCGACGCCGCGCGGCGCGTGCCGGTCCCTGACCCGGGCCACGGACCGCCCGGCACACGGTGCCCTCGACCAGCTCTCCGTCCTGGACCGGGCCCGGGTGCCCGCCGACGCCGAGGACGCCTACCCGGCGGCCAGGCTCCAGCTCGGCCTGATCTACGAGAGCCTGGTCAGTGACGGCGCCTTCTACCTCGACGTCATCTCCCGCACGGTCCTGCGCCCCCTCGACCCGGTGGCCCTGCGCGCGGCCCTCGACCTGCTGTCCGCCCGGCACCCCCTCCTGCGCACCCGCTTCGACCTGGGCACCTTCAGCGAGCCGATGCAGCTCGTGCAGAAGGAGGCGCCGATCCCGCTGGTCGTCGCGGACCACGGGCACCTGACCGGGGCGGCGGCCACGGAGGCGTACGAGCGGGTGATGACGGAGCTCGCCGAGCCCTACGACGCGGAGAGCGCCCCGCTGCTGCGCGTCCACGCCGCCGCCAAGGCACCCGGCTCGTTCCGGCTCTCCTACTCCTTCCACCACGCGATCCTGGACGGCTGGAGCGAGTCGGTCTTCTTCAACGAGCTGGTCGTCGCCTACGCGGCCCTTCTCGACGGCACCCGGCCCGAGTTCGCCGACCCCGTCCCGTACGCGGAATTCGTGCGCCTGGAGCGTGAGGCGGTGCGCGACGAGCAGTCCGTACGGCACTTCCGTGACCTCCAGGCGGAGTTGCCGCCGCAGCGGGAGGCGTCCTCGGCGGAGCCCGAGCACCGCAAGGCGAGCGCCGACGTGCCCGCCGAGGACGCCCGGCGTCTCGGTGAGATGTCCGCGCGCTGGGGGCTGCCGGTCAAGAGCCTGCTGCTCGCCGCCAACTGCGTGGCGGTGGGCGCCGCCTGGGAGACCGAGACCCCGGCCGTCGGCCTTCTCCTCAACGGGCGGCCGGAGCGCACGGGTGCGGACGTCACCCTCGGTCTGTTCCTCAACCAGCTGCCCATGCGCCTCGACCTGCGGGACGCCGACTGGCGCACCGCGGCCCGCCGTGCCCTCGACGCGGAGAACGCCCTGCTGCCGCACCGCCGCTTCCCGCACTCGGAGCTGCGCCGGCTGCTCGGCCGTAACCCGTTCGAAGTGACCTTCAACTATGTCCACTTCCACCCGCGCGACGAGCTCCTCGCCGCCGGCCTCCTGGCCGCCGACGAGGACATGCGCGACCACACGAGCCTGCCGGTGCGGATCGAGGCCCTCGACGACCCCGAGGGCGGCGGACTGAGCGTGCACGTCACCGCGGACGTGCACCGCTTCGGCGAGGAGCTGCCGGGCCGGCTCGTCGAGGGCCTGCTCGCCGCGATCCACGCCCTGGTCACCGACGAGGAGGCGGCCGCGCGACTGCCCTGGTCATGA
- a CDS encoding M1 family metallopeptidase — protein sequence MALSRSARLAAVATAAASFCLVAAAPAPTPGSDGIGDPYFPQLGNGGFDATHYDLNVAYDPATDRLDGVTTVTARATQNLSSFDLDLQKLTVTSVEVNGRRAHFTRSGDEIRVTPRDAIRDHRTFSVTVTYGGVPEALNGPIVFGSDYGWMKTDDGVFVACEPNAASTWFPSSDHPSDKATYDIRIKAPKGLTGVSNGRLVDTYDVRGGQTVHHWRESRPMATYLATASIGKFDVKTGRTPSGIPIYVAIDPVLKNSNNVDVYGVTAEVTDYWSKMFGPYPFEETGAVVDDMPQAGFSLETQSKPSYSAVRSEGTIVHELAHQWFGDSVSVRQWKDIWLNEGFASYGPWLWNEHKGRSSAHDSFLAAYNSVPASSSFWQSVIADPQRDTMFNSAVYNRGAMTLQVLRERIGDKDFFKLLRTWTATHRYGNAQTADFIRLAEKVSGQDLDGLFQTWLYTKGKPAL from the coding sequence ATGGCACTCTCCCGTTCGGCACGTCTGGCGGCGGTCGCGACAGCGGCCGCCTCGTTCTGTCTGGTCGCCGCGGCCCCGGCCCCCACCCCCGGCTCGGACGGCATCGGCGACCCGTACTTCCCGCAGCTCGGCAACGGCGGCTTCGACGCCACCCATTACGACCTGAACGTGGCGTACGACCCCGCGACCGACCGCCTCGACGGCGTCACCACCGTCACCGCGCGCGCCACCCAGAACCTCTCCTCCTTCGACCTGGACCTCCAGAAGCTGACCGTCACCTCCGTCGAAGTGAACGGCAGACGCGCCCACTTCACGCGCTCCGGCGACGAGATACGCGTCACCCCGCGCGACGCGATCCGCGACCACCGCACGTTCTCGGTCACGGTCACCTACGGTGGCGTCCCCGAGGCGCTCAACGGCCCCATCGTCTTCGGCTCCGACTACGGCTGGATGAAGACCGACGACGGCGTCTTCGTCGCCTGCGAGCCCAACGCCGCCTCCACCTGGTTCCCCTCCAGCGACCACCCCTCGGACAAGGCGACGTACGACATCCGCATCAAGGCGCCCAAGGGCCTCACCGGCGTCTCCAACGGCCGCCTCGTCGACACGTACGACGTCCGGGGCGGGCAGACCGTGCACCACTGGCGCGAGTCCCGGCCGATGGCGACCTACCTCGCGACCGCCTCGATAGGGAAGTTCGACGTCAAGACCGGCCGGACCCCCTCGGGCATTCCGATCTACGTCGCCATCGACCCGGTCCTGAAGAACAGCAACAACGTCGACGTGTACGGCGTCACGGCCGAGGTCACCGACTACTGGTCGAAGATGTTCGGCCCCTACCCGTTCGAGGAGACCGGCGCGGTCGTCGACGACATGCCGCAGGCCGGGTTCTCCCTGGAGACGCAGTCCAAGCCGAGCTACTCCGCCGTCCGCTCCGAGGGCACGATCGTGCACGAGCTGGCCCACCAGTGGTTCGGCGACTCCGTCTCGGTGCGGCAGTGGAAGGACATCTGGCTCAACGAGGGCTTCGCCAGCTACGGGCCCTGGCTGTGGAACGAGCACAAGGGCCGCTCCAGCGCCCATGACTCCTTCCTGGCCGCCTACAACTCCGTCCCCGCCTCCTCGTCCTTCTGGCAGAGCGTCATCGCCGACCCGCAGCGCGACACCATGTTCAACAGCGCCGTCTACAACCGCGGCGCGATGACACTCCAGGTCCTTCGCGAGCGGATCGGCGACAAGGACTTCTTCAAGCTGCTGCGTACCTGGACCGCCAC